A genomic stretch from Chitinophaga agri includes:
- a CDS encoding STAS domain-containing protein encodes MEFKIDTKEKILVVQPQIKQLDANLSAGFTKEVSELPDLEGRNLILDMGLVENADESGIKAILTVYHQQYDSGLSCAVTGLNSTLTNALKNADDSVYNVVPTMSEAIDMVMMEDLERELLQDEE; translated from the coding sequence ATGGAATTCAAAATTGATACCAAAGAAAAAATACTGGTTGTACAGCCTCAAATTAAGCAACTGGATGCTAATTTGTCAGCCGGGTTTACTAAAGAGGTATCTGAATTACCAGACCTGGAAGGTCGCAACCTCATACTGGACATGGGCTTGGTGGAAAATGCGGATGAGAGTGGGATTAAAGCCATTTTAACAGTATATCACCAGCAGTATGACAGCGGCCTATCCTGTGCCGTAACCGGCCTTAACAGCACTTTAACAAATGCCCTTAAAAATGCGGATGATTCCGTGTATAATGTTGTCCCTACTATGTCTGAAGCAATTGATATGGTAATGATGGAGGATCTTGAGAGGGAATTATTGCAGGACGAAGAATAA